The proteins below come from a single Candidatus Eisenbacteria bacterium genomic window:
- a CDS encoding PHP domain-containing protein yields the protein MVLKKRVSPKRTPDLSYVDLHIHSIYSDSSSTPHDILKAAQEKPLAAISLTDHDSAGGISSLVELAEGSGIEIIPGVELSVTDGKADIHILGYFIDYRDEWFVSQLAIFKLARLERAKKILLKLKELKIELDIESVLEIAEMGAVGRPHIAEALLRSGHVGTFEEAFHRYIGHNSPAYVPKLVLEPKEAFDLIKKVDGVSVLAHPGTMMRDDLIPEFVEQGLDGLEVWHPKHDRDTAKYYKEIAKRYDLVVTGGSDSHGLLAGGSEIGSGKVPFEIVEKLRERKRSPKSDSTRTV from the coding sequence ATGGTTCTGAAGAAGAGAGTATCTCCAAAGAGAACTCCAGACTTGTCCTACGTCGATCTGCACATTCACTCGATCTACTCCGACAGTTCAAGCACGCCTCATGATATTCTGAAAGCAGCTCAGGAGAAACCGCTCGCGGCAATTTCTTTGACAGATCATGATTCTGCAGGTGGAATCTCCAGCCTTGTTGAACTCGCAGAAGGTTCGGGTATTGAAATCATCCCAGGCGTCGAGCTGAGCGTAACTGATGGAAAGGCCGACATCCACATTCTGGGATACTTCATCGACTACAGAGATGAGTGGTTTGTGTCACAATTAGCGATATTCAAGCTTGCAAGATTGGAGCGCGCAAAGAAGATCCTCCTCAAACTCAAAGAGCTCAAGATAGAGCTTGATATTGAGTCGGTTCTGGAGATTGCCGAGATGGGGGCGGTCGGGAGACCGCATATCGCAGAGGCATTGCTCAGAAGCGGCCATGTCGGAACATTTGAGGAGGCATTTCACCGCTACATAGGCCACAATTCGCCTGCCTACGTTCCGAAATTGGTCCTTGAGCCGAAAGAGGCATTTGACTTGATAAAGAAAGTCGACGGCGTATCTGTGCTTGCCCACCCAGGGACGATGATGAGAGATGACCTGATTCCCGAGTTCGTTGAGCAGGGCCTGGATGGGCTCGAGGTATGGCACCCGAAGCATGACAGGGATACTGCAAAGTATTACAAAGAGATTGCCAAGAGATATGACCTTGTCGTGACAGGCGGGTCGGATAGTCACGGCCTCCTGGCAGGTGGAAGCGAAATCGGAAGCGGCAAAGTCCCTTTTGAGATCGTGGAGAAACTCAGGGAAAGAAAACGCTCGCCAAAGTCCGACTCCACTCGGACTGTCTAA
- a CDS encoding type IV pilus twitching motility protein PilT yields the protein MPSIKELLEEMTERNASDLYIGPGVSPVLRIDGELVGMKEEPLTAEAAKSLCYSMLSEDQIAKFENEKELDLSFGMPGLSRFRANVFFQRGVVSSSIRQIPFTIPSPEELGLPRLVANMISKSKGLILVTGPTGCGKSTTLASMVKVINEQRAVHIITIEDPIEYVHGHKKSIVDQREVGSDTKSFAKALKYVLRQDPDVILVGEMRDLETIAAALTIAETGHLVLATLHTNSASESVNRIVDVFPAEQQHQILSQIAFVIEGVITQQLIPRMGRPGRVLAAEILIATPAVRSVIREGKIHQLYSLIQTGQKHGMQTMNHSLCHAVVSRLISQDDAMGHSPDPKELLDLLTRRKEEVSIGA from the coding sequence ATGCCATCTATCAAAGAGTTGCTTGAGGAGATGACTGAGAGAAATGCTTCAGACCTCTACATAGGTCCTGGAGTATCGCCGGTGCTCAGGATTGACGGTGAGCTTGTTGGAATGAAAGAGGAGCCCCTTACCGCAGAGGCAGCAAAGAGTCTGTGCTATTCGATGCTTTCGGAAGACCAGATAGCGAAGTTTGAGAACGAGAAGGAGCTTGATCTGTCCTTCGGTATGCCGGGGTTGAGCCGTTTCAGAGCGAACGTGTTCTTCCAGAGAGGTGTCGTCTCATCCTCGATAAGGCAAATACCGTTCACCATTCCGTCGCCAGAAGAGCTTGGCCTCCCGAGACTGGTGGCAAACATGATTTCAAAATCTAAGGGTCTAATTCTTGTCACGGGTCCGACTGGATGCGGGAAATCGACCACGCTGGCATCTATGGTGAAGGTCATAAACGAACAGAGAGCCGTCCATATCATAACAATTGAAGACCCCATAGAATATGTGCACGGTCACAAGAAGAGCATAGTTGACCAGAGGGAAGTCGGCTCGGACACAAAGTCGTTCGCAAAAGCCCTCAAGTACGTTCTCAGACAGGACCCCGACGTTATCCTGGTAGGGGAGATGCGTGATCTTGAAACGATTGCAGCTGCTCTCACGATTGCTGAAACAGGGCACCTTGTCCTTGCTACCCTGCACACAAATTCGGCCTCAGAGTCAGTGAACAGGATAGTTGATGTCTTCCCCGCGGAACAGCAGCACCAAATACTCTCCCAAATTGCATTTGTTATTGAGGGAGTAATAACGCAGCAGCTGATCCCCAGAATGGGTAGACCAGGAAGAGTACTGGCTGCTGAGATTCTCATTGCTACTCCTGCGGTCAGAAGCGTTATTCGCGAAGGCAAGATACACCAGCTTTATAGCCTCATCCAAACGGGACAGAAGCATGGAATGCAGACAATGAACCACTCCCTCTGCCATGCCGTTGTTTCGCGGTTGATTTCCCAAGACGATGCAATGGGCCACTCCCCGGACCCAAAGGAATTGCTGGACCTCCTGACGAGGAGAAAAGAAGAGGTCTCGATCGGAGCATAG
- a CDS encoding TonB-dependent receptor, translating into MNREETGKGRGELQSYPGSILAIGDDETHQKLRRLQRLSLIALLIALSVAGGYAVPFPNVELITFFVFVSGYILGISGGLAVGISSELIYSLLNPMGAPFPLVLISQIAGMGVAGACGGLARKVIAKTHFPENPGSVGSARALDSGERSFRKARTGVLCILLFLLGFLVTISFDLITNIALALTIGDGSLAKVGVVLVGGAYFALLHSVSNAIIFGVAGAAALRFLGSKLQTIAPGCLVLVAVGLLSSTGLASGGDDADTARVKSDIASLPKEMLAARTGMTGEIATIVPEIVVTATRLGLSPFRLPVSVVLLSHDDIERKPGVSCGDIVNEAPGAALGDYGGKGQLQVLSLRGSSSEQVQVLIDGIPVKSPQNGGFDFNLVSPKEIESIEIVKGVGSSLYGADGVGGLVNLVTRRRNEAGPYSSVRLQNGMFGGKRYMAEVSRSLYTTLTVHLLFDLEQSSGARENSIFDSNRYFGKVRWDATNSLSLQYVGKLVSSECGTPGPEPDPSELTGSLGYDIYTNYYRAVNLGLGDSRVSSLANRVDGRFFLSTLSLDAAGPAETRNSFKLFRLTEQSLFKSVFINVDYDTLFNPYPLFYDGEEDSKTETRGFRVESSRKGKSYGISAGLEGRQDELRFSRKALPRGAGASGLTTLHPAVSSFGVFSEAHISPLRRASVSTGVRLDRHSTYGVEVNPWLGLSFFVRENVAMQASLARGFRAPTFNDLYWPEDSWTKGNPHIKPERSVSGSLVGKYSGGFTGIEASLFRTDATNLIEWAPDPLDTFYQKWMPTNVGKSLTRGGEVELSVGRGESRIASFTYTYLEAKDKRSNLPLLYRPKHKAGGDIHLGFWLFSRSLRVSPGIAGEFVGTRFREGGAGKTMPWYSLLHANLRLQITDVTFYGSLRNLTDATYETRKGYPMPGRNYVFGFSWEFLD; encoded by the coding sequence ATGAATCGCGAAGAGACGGGGAAGGGAAGAGGTGAACTTCAATCGTATCCTGGCTCAATTCTCGCAATTGGAGATGACGAGACACATCAGAAACTGCGGAGACTGCAGCGGCTTTCTCTTATTGCGCTTCTTATTGCGCTTTCAGTTGCCGGGGGATATGCAGTTCCATTTCCGAATGTTGAGCTGATTACCTTTTTCGTTTTTGTCTCCGGCTATATTCTTGGGATATCCGGGGGATTGGCTGTCGGCATATCATCTGAGCTGATCTATAGCCTGCTTAATCCGATGGGAGCGCCATTTCCACTGGTTCTCATATCTCAGATTGCCGGTATGGGCGTGGCAGGGGCGTGCGGAGGTCTCGCGAGAAAAGTCATCGCAAAGACGCACTTCCCGGAGAATCCCGGCAGTGTGGGTTCTGCAAGGGCCCTGGATAGCGGTGAAAGATCTTTTCGGAAGGCCCGCACCGGAGTTCTCTGCATATTGCTCTTTCTTCTCGGATTCTTGGTGACAATTTCCTTTGACCTCATAACGAACATTGCCCTTGCCTTAACAATTGGTGACGGGAGTCTGGCCAAAGTCGGAGTTGTGCTTGTCGGCGGCGCCTACTTTGCGCTCCTTCACTCCGTGAGCAATGCAATCATTTTTGGTGTTGCGGGAGCGGCTGCTCTGAGGTTTCTCGGTTCGAAGTTGCAGACAATAGCTCCCGGATGCCTGGTCCTCGTCGCTGTCGGCCTCCTGTCGTCGACAGGGCTCGCATCCGGTGGAGATGATGCTGACACCGCACGGGTGAAGAGCGATATCGCTTCGTTGCCGAAGGAAATGCTTGCCGCAAGAACCGGCATGACGGGAGAGATTGCCACGATTGTTCCGGAGATAGTCGTAACGGCCACAAGGCTTGGGCTTTCTCCATTCAGACTTCCGGTCTCGGTTGTCCTCTTGTCGCACGATGATATCGAGAGGAAGCCGGGAGTATCATGCGGAGACATAGTGAATGAGGCGCCCGGAGCAGCACTTGGAGACTACGGCGGGAAGGGACAGCTTCAGGTTCTTTCGCTCCGCGGCTCAAGCAGCGAGCAGGTACAGGTCCTCATCGACGGTATCCCGGTCAAGAGCCCTCAGAATGGCGGTTTCGATTTCAACCTCGTATCTCCCAAGGAAATCGAAAGCATCGAGATCGTGAAGGGCGTTGGCTCGAGTCTGTATGGCGCAGACGGGGTCGGCGGACTTGTGAATCTGGTCACAAGACGAAGGAATGAAGCCGGTCCGTACTCGAGCGTCAGACTTCAGAATGGCATGTTTGGCGGGAAGAGGTACATGGCAGAAGTTTCGAGAAGTCTCTACACTACTCTCACAGTGCACTTACTCTTTGACCTCGAGCAGAGCTCCGGCGCGAGAGAAAACAGCATCTTCGACTCGAACCGATATTTTGGAAAGGTGAGATGGGATGCGACTAACTCACTGTCTTTGCAATATGTTGGAAAGCTTGTCTCAAGTGAATGTGGAACGCCTGGCCCAGAACCCGATCCTTCTGAGCTAACCGGAAGTCTCGGCTACGACATCTACACAAACTACTATCGAGCAGTGAACCTGGGGCTCGGCGATTCCCGGGTTTCCTCACTTGCGAACAGAGTAGACGGGAGATTCTTTCTCTCGACGCTGTCTCTCGATGCCGCAGGTCCCGCGGAGACCAGGAATTCCTTCAAGCTCTTCAGATTAACGGAGCAGTCGCTTTTCAAGAGCGTCTTCATCAACGTTGACTATGACACGTTGTTCAATCCCTATCCTCTCTTCTATGACGGAGAGGAGGACAGCAAGACAGAAACGCGTGGCTTCAGGGTCGAGAGCTCAAGAAAGGGGAAATCCTACGGTATCTCTGCCGGACTTGAGGGAAGGCAGGACGAGCTTCGCTTCTCAAGAAAAGCACTGCCAAGGGGCGCCGGGGCTTCAGGTCTGACCACGCTCCACCCCGCTGTCTCTTCGTTTGGTGTTTTTTCTGAGGCGCACATCTCTCCGCTCAGGAGAGCGAGTGTCTCGACCGGGGTTCGCCTGGACCGGCACTCGACGTATGGAGTTGAAGTCAACCCGTGGCTTGGTCTCTCCTTCTTCGTGCGGGAGAACGTGGCGATGCAAGCCTCCCTGGCAAGAGGCTTCAGGGCACCGACATTCAACGACCTCTACTGGCCAGAAGATTCATGGACAAAGGGAAATCCTCACATAAAACCTGAAAGGAGCGTGAGCGGCTCTCTTGTAGGAAAGTACTCCGGCGGGTTCACCGGCATCGAGGCAAGCCTATTCAGGACAGACGCAACGAATCTGATTGAATGGGCGCCGGATCCGCTCGATACGTTTTATCAGAAATGGATGCCCACAAATGTCGGGAAGTCGCTCACCAGAGGAGGAGAGGTCGAGCTGTCAGTCGGCCGTGGAGAGAGCCGGATTGCCTCATTTACCTACACATATCTTGAGGCGAAGGACAAAAGAAGCAATCTCCCGCTTCTCTATAGACCGAAGCACAAGGCGGGTGGGGATATTCACTTGGGATTCTGGCTCTTCTCACGAAGTCTCAGGGTATCGCCCGGGATAGCTGGTGAGTTCGTCGGAACCAGATTCCGGGAGGGTGGAGCCGGGAAAACCATGCCTTGGTACAGCCTTCTTCACGCCAATCTTCGTCTTCAAATCACGGATGTGACATTCTATGGCTCGCTGAGAAATCTGACCGATGCAACGTACGAGACAAGAAAAGGCTACCCGATGCCGGGCAGAAACTATGTCTTCGGATTCTCCTGGGAGTTCTTGGACTAG
- the pilB gene encoding type IV-A pilus assembly ATPase PilB has protein sequence MRTLTQETLGKKLVEAGLVAREKLEEATQQRKSSGGSLTQNLVRVGAIAECELLNFIAANYNVRSLDLTPDIIEQAAVDLIPSEVATRFQLIPIRRTGRKLVVAMADPGNFFAIDDIKFITGCDVEPVVCNETQIKKAIDRFYGSSGGSLDDLVKGLTEELEIVERTEETDIGQLSEEEQAPIVRLANSLIADAVRRGASDIHIEPYENHFRVRFRIDGVLREVASPPFKSKSAVISRLKILSELDISEKRLPQDGRIGIRIAEKTVDLRVSTLPTVHGEKVVLRILDRSTLTVDLGRLGFPESGLQNFRQAIKSPYGMVLVTGPTGSGKTTTLYSALSFINTPEVNIMTAEDPVEFSMDGINQIQINEPIGLTFAAALRSFLRQDPNIIMVGEIRDGETGSIATRAALTGHLVLSTLHTNDAPSAVSRMIDMGIEPFLVAASTNLILAQRLLRKVCKSCKEEIKLHPETLEECGIEPEEEKDCHFMKGRGCSECDGSGYRGRTGAYEVLPVSPAVKDLILDRAPTSEIKKQAIAEGMKTLRVDGIEKLKMGITTAEEVLKETALDT, from the coding sequence ATGCGTACACTTACACAGGAAACACTAGGAAAAAAGCTTGTCGAAGCCGGCCTAGTCGCGCGCGAGAAGCTCGAAGAGGCAACTCAGCAGAGGAAATCATCCGGCGGGAGCCTGACTCAGAACCTGGTGAGAGTCGGGGCGATTGCCGAGTGCGAGCTCCTGAACTTCATCGCGGCGAACTACAACGTGAGATCGTTGGATCTCACGCCGGATATTATCGAGCAGGCAGCTGTCGATCTCATTCCATCGGAAGTTGCGACGCGGTTCCAGTTGATCCCTATCCGGCGGACCGGCAGAAAACTAGTCGTGGCAATGGCTGATCCGGGGAATTTCTTCGCGATAGACGACATCAAGTTCATCACCGGGTGCGATGTTGAGCCTGTCGTATGCAACGAGACTCAGATCAAGAAGGCCATCGACAGGTTCTACGGTTCGTCAGGTGGCTCGCTTGATGATCTTGTAAAGGGACTCACTGAGGAGCTTGAGATTGTTGAGAGGACCGAGGAGACAGATATTGGTCAACTCTCAGAAGAAGAACAAGCTCCAATCGTCAGACTTGCAAATAGTCTGATTGCGGATGCTGTCAGAAGAGGAGCCTCCGATATTCACATCGAACCCTATGAGAACCACTTCAGAGTCAGGTTCAGGATAGATGGTGTCCTGAGGGAGGTGGCGTCGCCGCCCTTCAAGAGCAAGAGCGCGGTTATCTCAAGGCTCAAGATTCTTTCCGAGCTTGATATCTCGGAGAAGAGGCTCCCCCAGGACGGGAGGATCGGGATCAGAATCGCGGAAAAGACTGTCGATCTGAGAGTCTCGACGCTGCCGACGGTGCATGGGGAGAAGGTTGTCCTCAGAATCCTGGACAGGTCAACACTTACAGTCGACCTGGGGAGACTCGGATTTCCTGAGTCCGGACTCCAGAACTTCAGACAGGCGATAAAGAGTCCGTATGGAATGGTGCTCGTCACGGGTCCCACCGGCAGCGGGAAGACAACGACCCTCTATTCCGCGCTGAGTTTCATAAATACTCCGGAGGTCAATATAATGACTGCGGAAGACCCGGTCGAGTTCAGCATGGACGGCATCAATCAGATTCAGATCAATGAACCGATAGGACTTACGTTCGCCGCCGCACTCAGATCATTCTTGAGGCAGGATCCGAACATAATAATGGTGGGAGAGATCAGGGACGGAGAGACAGGCTCAATAGCAACGAGGGCGGCACTGACCGGGCATCTGGTTCTGTCCACGCTGCACACAAACGATGCTCCGAGCGCTGTATCTAGGATGATAGACATGGGAATTGAGCCCTTCCTTGTTGCTGCCTCAACCAATCTGATTCTTGCGCAACGGCTCTTGAGAAAGGTGTGCAAATCCTGCAAGGAAGAAATAAAACTCCACCCTGAGACACTGGAGGAATGCGGGATCGAACCGGAAGAAGAGAAGGATTGCCATTTCATGAAAGGAAGAGGATGTTCAGAGTGCGACGGATCCGGATACAGGGGAAGAACAGGCGCTTACGAGGTCCTTCCCGTCTCTCCGGCAGTAAAAGACCTGATCCTTGACAGAGCGCCCACTTCCGAGATCAAGAAGCAAGCCATAGCCGAAGGGATGAAGACCCTGAGAGTGGACGGCATCGAAAAACTCAAGATGGGAATCACGACGGCCGAAGAAGTTCTGAAGGAAACAGCACTGGATACTTGA
- a CDS encoding helix-hairpin-helix domain-containing protein has translation MLTRQERVFIAVLVLAVACGGIVRELKSRNPEFARDFLIERPEKELTKDDGETDAANTASGMYVPMPSPANMSEEKDRYFPGGEQQGNLTGYHKKPGSFGRVNINTATQEELEALPGIGPALSARIIKYRNENGPFESVDGLLSVRGIGRKTLEKLRSELQPVE, from the coding sequence ATGCTCACAAGGCAGGAGAGAGTATTCATTGCAGTTCTTGTTCTCGCGGTTGCATGTGGCGGAATCGTCCGTGAGCTCAAGAGCAGGAATCCGGAGTTTGCCAGGGATTTTCTCATCGAACGGCCTGAGAAAGAACTCACTAAGGACGACGGAGAAACAGATGCAGCAAACACAGCTTCTGGTATGTATGTTCCGATGCCTTCTCCAGCGAACATGTCGGAGGAGAAAGACCGCTACTTCCCCGGGGGAGAACAGCAAGGAAACTTAACCGGTTATCACAAGAAACCCGGGAGCTTTGGGAGGGTGAACATAAACACTGCCACTCAGGAAGAGCTCGAAGCGCTCCCGGGCATAGGGCCGGCCCTTTCGGCCAGAATCATCAAATACAGGAATGAAAACGGGCCCTTCGAATCAGTTGACGGACTTCTCTCGGTGCGGGGAATAGGGAGGAAAACTCTCGAAAAGCTCAGAAGCGAGCTTCAGCCGGTGGAATGA
- a CDS encoding PAS domain S-box protein, with protein sequence MKKQVTHEKVPLAAAGGAALVSLLTMGGSMLVVIPLTLSLVLAVTSLCLARKKRELSERTDDLEDLKVNTECMIESLSSGLITIDADGRILSFNRAGRKILGIGEREVCGMFLREVFTESQTGFVERLFETYIRGEGKQRFEMSFAKTDGESMPLGVNTSVLRDGAGSKMGVIAVFQDLTQVKKTEEISRRKDRLAAIGELSAVIAHEIRNSLGPISGSVDLLMQESNQPETERRLLSIVSVESRRLQRFVSELLEYAEDRPIHSEEVDVESLLGEVVAISMRHPSYCDGISVRLSCEPAGLTAAIDADLLRRTLLNLGINAFEAIGMVGTLTIEACVEKKEPGVDGGSREKDEELVIRFSDDGPGMSEGELKQALEPFFSTKRGGTGLGLSIVQKTVEQHGGTLAIRSTRGLGTTVTLRIPRTDEESRGDAVSVGTKKGVPD encoded by the coding sequence ATGAAAAAGCAAGTCACACACGAGAAGGTGCCTTTGGCTGCAGCCGGCGGAGCCGCTCTAGTAAGTCTCTTGACTATGGGCGGTTCCATGCTGGTCGTCATTCCTCTTACTCTGTCACTGGTCCTGGCAGTCACGAGTCTTTGTCTTGCGAGGAAGAAAAGGGAACTGAGCGAGAGGACCGATGATCTTGAAGATCTCAAAGTCAATACCGAATGTATGATTGAGAGCCTATCTTCAGGTCTTATCACAATTGACGCCGATGGACGAATTCTATCTTTCAACAGGGCAGGGAGAAAAATACTGGGGATTGGCGAGAGGGAAGTGTGCGGGATGTTCCTGAGAGAAGTCTTCACTGAATCACAAACAGGTTTCGTTGAAAGACTCTTTGAAACCTACATCAGAGGTGAGGGCAAACAACGGTTCGAGATGTCCTTTGCCAAAACCGACGGGGAAAGCATGCCTCTTGGCGTGAACACCTCGGTTCTCCGCGACGGAGCGGGGTCCAAGATGGGTGTGATTGCGGTGTTCCAGGATCTTACGCAGGTAAAGAAGACTGAGGAGATTTCCAGGAGAAAGGACCGTCTGGCAGCGATCGGGGAGCTCTCTGCAGTGATTGCCCACGAGATAAGAAACAGTCTGGGCCCTATTTCAGGTTCGGTGGACCTCTTGATGCAGGAGTCAAATCAGCCCGAAACTGAAAGGAGGCTTCTGTCGATAGTTTCTGTTGAGTCAAGAAGACTGCAGAGATTCGTTTCTGAACTCCTCGAGTACGCTGAAGACAGACCGATTCATTCTGAAGAGGTCGACGTTGAGAGTCTTCTTGGGGAAGTGGTGGCAATCTCCATGAGACACCCCAGCTATTGCGACGGAATTTCAGTCAGACTCAGCTGTGAACCGGCAGGTCTGACTGCGGCAATCGACGCTGACCTCTTGAGAAGAACCCTTCTCAATCTCGGCATAAATGCTTTCGAGGCGATTGGAATGGTAGGGACCTTGACGATCGAGGCCTGCGTTGAGAAGAAAGAGCCTGGGGTTGATGGAGGGAGCAGAGAGAAGGACGAAGAACTTGTCATAAGATTTTCGGATGACGGACCAGGTATGAGTGAAGGGGAATTGAAACAAGCGTTGGAGCCGTTTTTCTCAACGAAGCGCGGAGGTACTGGTCTCGGTCTCTCGATTGTCCAGAAGACGGTCGAGCAGCACGGCGGAACGTTGGCAATACGGAGCACCCGGGGACTTGGCACTACGGTGACGCTCAGGATTCCAAGAACAGATGAAGAGTCCCGGGGAGACGCGGTGAGTGTTGGAACAAAAAAAGGAGTGCCGGATTGA
- a CDS encoding type II secretion system F family protein, giving the protein MPTTFVWKGKTFSGQQAKGELTFETKAELTGYLRRKKIVATSVTEKKGERRWRLRRRKGVTTKDLAVFTRQLATMINSGLPISQCLDILSKQSDKGPFREMTRQVLHDVEAGSSLAEAMGKHKTFFDDLYINLVEVGEASGALDQMFTRLSGYLEKSAALKRKVKSAMTYPVMVTAVALGASCFMLVFIVPTFSRIFIEFGGQLPLPTRIVIGLSNFLQKFWWALGVFVFLLAVGFKQAKKSKGAREFIDRLKLKVPVFGDVLRKASVARFTRTLGTLVTSGVPILKGLEITAKVAGNKVIENAVLATRASVKEGETISSPLAESGAFPPMVVKMINVGEETGALDAMLNKVADFYEDEVWAAVEGLTAVIEPAMIVVMGLLVGGMLVSMYLPMFKLVTVISG; this is encoded by the coding sequence GTGCCGACGACATTTGTTTGGAAAGGAAAAACATTTTCCGGCCAGCAGGCAAAGGGAGAACTCACATTTGAGACGAAAGCGGAGCTCACGGGTTACCTGAGAAGAAAGAAGATAGTTGCCACTTCGGTGACCGAGAAAAAGGGAGAAAGAAGATGGCGTTTGAGGCGAAGGAAAGGCGTCACGACAAAGGACCTCGCCGTTTTCACCCGGCAGTTGGCGACGATGATTAACTCCGGTCTTCCCATATCGCAATGCCTCGACATCCTGTCGAAACAGAGCGATAAGGGACCGTTCAGGGAGATGACCAGACAGGTTCTTCATGACGTTGAAGCCGGGTCATCGCTGGCCGAGGCGATGGGAAAGCACAAAACCTTCTTCGATGATTTGTACATAAATCTCGTAGAGGTTGGAGAGGCGAGTGGAGCGCTTGATCAGATGTTCACAAGGCTTTCAGGATATCTTGAGAAATCAGCGGCGCTCAAGAGAAAAGTAAAAAGTGCAATGACTTATCCTGTCATGGTGACAGCGGTAGCCCTGGGAGCGAGCTGCTTCATGTTGGTTTTCATAGTGCCTACTTTTTCCAGGATATTCATTGAGTTCGGAGGTCAGCTTCCGCTTCCCACCAGGATTGTCATCGGCTTGTCCAACTTCCTGCAAAAATTCTGGTGGGCTCTTGGAGTCTTTGTCTTTCTTCTTGCCGTCGGCTTCAAGCAGGCAAAGAAGTCAAAAGGAGCAAGAGAGTTTATTGACAGACTCAAACTCAAAGTTCCGGTCTTCGGTGATGTCTTGAGAAAGGCTTCGGTTGCGAGATTCACAAGAACTCTGGGGACTCTCGTCACGAGCGGCGTACCGATTCTGAAGGGACTTGAGATTACAGCCAAGGTGGCAGGCAACAAGGTCATAGAGAATGCAGTCCTTGCTACCAGAGCGAGCGTCAAGGAAGGCGAGACGATATCAAGCCCGCTTGCGGAGTCCGGAGCGTTTCCGCCAATGGTGGTCAAGATGATAAACGTCGGAGAAGAAACCGGCGCGCTCGACGCCATGCTCAACAAGGTCGCTGATTTCTACGAAGATGAAGTCTGGGCCGCCGTTGAAGGGCTTACGGCAGTGATCGAGCCGGCAATGATCGTTGTCATGGGCCTTCTGGTTGGAGGAATGCTTGTTTCGATGTATTTGCCTATGTTCAAACTTGTAACGGTGATTTCGGGATGA